Proteins from a genomic interval of Alteromonas macleodii ATCC 27126:
- a CDS encoding CCA-adding protein, translating into MQIYLVGGAVRDALLNRKVVERDYVVVGATPEEMLSQGFTQVGKDFPVFLHPKTQEEYALARTERKSGKGYTGFVCDASSSVTLEEDLLRRDLTVNAIAQDNLGNLIDPYGGKKDLENRLLRHVSEAFSEDPLRVFRVARFATRYAYLGFTIATETMALMQSMAQSGELSTLSAERVWQETKRSLLEKTPHVFFTVLNQAHGLNDWFTELERNVDTALETLKTAVALEKAENESVVKYTGSETPLPESSDSETARLITRFTALLTHLSEEEAKQLCSRLKVQNQVSEIVSLACKFKGFLLNAQNSPADLLALFNSCDAWRREERFTLLLSAFAPYAHNKGIDWQRQRKRIENALSAANQVNVQDIIATGVKGPEIKDALNQAKLSAIASINT; encoded by the coding sequence ATGCAAATATATCTCGTTGGTGGCGCAGTGCGTGACGCACTGTTAAACAGAAAGGTTGTTGAACGCGACTATGTCGTGGTGGGCGCCACGCCGGAAGAAATGCTCAGCCAAGGTTTTACCCAAGTAGGCAAAGACTTCCCTGTTTTTTTGCACCCTAAAACACAGGAAGAATACGCACTTGCACGTACAGAACGTAAGTCAGGAAAAGGTTACACCGGTTTTGTATGCGATGCGTCGAGCTCGGTCACGTTAGAAGAAGATTTGTTACGCAGGGACCTTACCGTTAACGCGATAGCGCAAGACAACCTTGGAAACCTTATCGACCCCTATGGTGGTAAAAAAGATTTAGAAAACCGCCTACTTCGCCACGTATCTGAAGCCTTTAGTGAAGACCCTTTACGCGTATTTCGCGTTGCTCGGTTTGCCACCCGCTATGCTTATTTGGGGTTTACTATCGCCACTGAAACCATGGCTCTTATGCAGTCTATGGCGCAAAGCGGCGAGCTAAGCACGCTAAGTGCAGAGCGGGTATGGCAAGAAACAAAGCGCAGTCTTTTAGAGAAAACACCGCATGTTTTTTTCACTGTATTAAACCAAGCCCATGGCCTCAATGACTGGTTTACTGAGCTTGAAAGAAACGTAGATACTGCTCTGGAAACGTTAAAAACGGCGGTAGCACTAGAAAAGGCTGAAAACGAAAGCGTTGTTAAATACACGGGTTCAGAAACCCCATTACCTGAAAGTAGCGATTCAGAAACCGCTAGGCTGATAACAAGGTTTACTGCCCTGCTCACTCACCTCAGTGAGGAAGAAGCGAAACAGTTATGCAGTCGGCTTAAAGTGCAAAACCAAGTTAGTGAAATCGTCAGCCTTGCCTGCAAATTCAAAGGCTTTCTTTTGAACGCGCAGAACTCGCCCGCCGATTTACTTGCCTTGTTCAATAGCTGTGATGCGTGGCGTAGAGAAGAGCGTTTCACATTGTTACTTAGCGCTTTTGCACCTTATGCTCATAACAAGGGCATAGATTGGCAACGCCAACGAAAGCGAATTGAAAATGCATTATCAGCCGCCAACCAAGTGAACGTGCAAGATATTATTGCCACGGGCGTTAAAGGCCCTGAAATAAAAGACGCGCTTAACCAAGCAAAGCTATCCGCTATTGCCTCTATTAATACATAA